Below is a window of Vicinamibacteria bacterium DNA.
TCCTTCCACACGTCGTACTTCTGGAAGAAGTACTCCTCGTTCCACGGGCCCGGCCCCCCGACGATGAACGTGGGGGAATAGACGGCGCCCGCGAGCCCAAAGAACTTGGCGGCGTCGCCATAGATCGGCATGTAGCTCATCGGATGCTCCCATGCTGTTTGTCCGTCCATGATCATCGAGAGGTTGTAGGCGAGGTCGCTCCCTTCGGCGGTGACCATCAATTTCTTCTTGCGGGCGATGTCCGAAACCCACTGCCTCTGATCGCGGCGGGGCTGGAGGTACTGTTTGATAGCCGTCGCGCCCCAGGAGGCAAGCCTTTCGATGTTCTGCTCGGTGACCTCGTAGCTTCCGAGCTCGTTCTGGCGCGGGCCGTCTCCGCGATAAAGAGGATCTCCCGTCGAGAACGTCCGCGGGCCGACGATGAGCCCCGCTTCGATCAGCTCGGCAGCGGGGAAAACGTTCTGGGACCACATCGAATTGTCGAGGTTGGTCGTGACCCCGTATGCGAGGTAGATGGCTTTCTCGAAATCGCGAGCCGGATGGATGCCCCGATGCTCGCGGTAATGGTGGGCATGCATGTCGACGAGGCCGGGGATGATAGTTTTTCCCGACAGGTCGATGGTTCGGTCCGCTGCGGACGTATCGCATGGACCCAGGCATGCGATGCGGGCGCGATCGACGACGATGGTGGCGCTCTCGTACACCTGACCATCGTGCGGGGTGATGACGCGAGCGCCAACGAGCGCGATGGTCCCGCCCGGGAGACGTCGAGGCACGCGCAAGTCGACCTCCGTCGTCTCCGACTCGCCGCTCGTCACGTCGTAGACGAAGTGCCGGTTGGCGCTCCCGTACTCGAGTTGGTTCGCGTCGAGCCAGCGCGGATAGAGCCCACCCTCCAGACTTACCTGCGTCACGGGCACGGAACCCTTCCTTTTGTCGATCTCGATCGGCAGTTTGCCCGAAACGTTATAGGGAAAGGCGGCGACGTAAACGTTGTCGCCTTCCTGAAACGCGACCCGCTTCCCATCGGGCGAGGGCACGATTTCGTCGGCGAAATGGAATTTCAAATGCTCCCGCCGATCCGTGCCGTCGGGACGGACGGAGACGAGCAGTGTGAACGGGATCTCGTTCCCTTCCTGTTTCTCCGAGCCGGGCTCTGGATAGAACAGCCGTCCGTCGGGACCGAACGACGCCCTCACGATCTGGGCCCGCGAGCCGGTTGGCTCGACGCGAACGAGGGGTGTCGGATCTCCCCCTGAGGCGGGAATCGCGACGAGATCGTAATAGGCGTTCATCGCCCACGAGGAGTGGCGCGCGGTGGCACCCGAGCCCCGAGCCACGACGAGGGTCGACCCGTCGGGGCTCCATACTGGATGCACGTACTCTCCCGCAGTCCGGGTGAGCCGTTGCGGCGTACCCCCCGATGCTCCAACACGGTACAGGTGGCCTCCCTCTTCGACGTCCCAGGTTGTGAACGCGATCGAGCTTCCATCGGGAGACCAGGCCGGAGCGTACTCGAAGGGCTCGAAGCTCGCGGGGGTCAATCTTCGCGGAGTGCCACCGGAGGCGACCGTCCAGATCTTCCCGACGGCTTGAAACGCGATCGTGGCGCCATGCGTCGTGGCCCATCGGAGGAACCGAGCGGGGAAGGGACCATCGCTCACGCGAAAGCTCGCGCGCGTCATCTCCGAGATCGTTCGTTCCACCCGCGCGGTGAACGGAATCGTCTCGACGGCGCCGCTTTCGACGTTCAGCTTGCGCAGCTTTCCGCCCTGGGAGATGACGATGAAGCTCCCGTCCGAGGACCAGCTGTAGCCCGGTAGGACCCGAAGGGTCTTCATGCCTTCGGCCATGTCGACTTCGATGGGATCCATGAGCAGACGTTCGGCGCCGCTCACGAGTTCCCGCCGCCACAAGGCGGTGCGTGGACCGAAACGATGCCCTTTGTACGAGATCGTCCCATCGGGAATGCGTCTCGCGAAGCTCAGGTAGCGTCCATCGGGCGAGACCTCGGCGGCATACCCTCCGCCGCTGGAGGAACGAATCTGCTGCTCCGCCCTACCTTCGGTCACGGGGGTGATCGTACCCGTGGCTCGCTCGAGGCGCCGAATCTGCGTATACCCTTTGACTGGATCGCGATAACCCGACGGCAGCGGAGGCGCATCGGTCGCGTGAAAATAGACGTAGGCGCCGTCCGACGAAACGGACGGCCAGGCAGC
It encodes the following:
- a CDS encoding amidohydrolase family protein — encoded protein: MKLASLLALALSFQETAEIEKVWDVTLARGETRDILFSTSEGTFMSVDVSPDGTWIVFDLLAHVYRLPISGGEASCLTQDSGVATNYHPAISPDGARIAFVSDRKGQNNLWIMDADGSNPRAVFTDDNVRVFEPVWTPDGDYVIVRRQELGDRRRPTKNGLWMYHREGGTGVELVGQDVPGAAWPSVSSDGAYVYFHATDAPPLPSGYRDPVKGYTQIRRLERATGTITPVTEGRAEQQIRSSSGGGYAAEVSPDGRYLSFARRIPDGTISYKGHRFGPRTALWRRELVSGAERLLMDPIEVDMAEGMKTLRVLPGYSWSSDGSFIVISQGGKLRKLNVESGAVETIPFTARVERTISEMTRASFRVSDGPFPARFLRWATTHGATIAFQAVGKIWTVASGGTPRRLTPASFEPFEYAPAWSPDGSSIAFTTWDVEEGGHLYRVGASGGTPQRLTRTAGEYVHPVWSPDGSTLVVARGSGATARHSSWAMNAYYDLVAIPASGGDPTPLVRVEPTGSRAQIVRASFGPDGRLFYPEPGSEKQEGNEIPFTLLVSVRPDGTDRREHLKFHFADEIVPSPDGKRVAFQEGDNVYVAAFPYNVSGKLPIEIDKRKGSVPVTQVSLEGGLYPRWLDANQLEYGSANRHFVYDVTSGESETTEVDLRVPRRLPGGTIALVGARVITPHDGQVYESATIVVDRARIACLGPCDTSAADRTIDLSGKTIIPGLVDMHAHHYREHRGIHPARDFEKAIYLAYGVTTNLDNSMWSQNVFPAAELIEAGLIVGPRTFSTGDPLYRGDGPRQNELGSYEVTEQNIERLASWGATAIKQYLQPRRDQRQWVSDIARKKKLMVTAEGSDLAYNLSMIMDGQTAWEHPMSYMPIYGDAAKFFGLAGAVYSPTFIVGGPGPWNEEYFFQKYDVWKDEKQRRWLPWRQLVPHTRRRMLRPETDYSFPLIAQGLADIIEQGGHGAIGSHGQQHGIAPHWEVWMAASALGPMGALHIATADGAHFLGAEQDLGSLEAGKLADLIVLGSNPLDAIENTLDMLYVMKGGVLYEADTLDEIWPEERPFGERFWVDEDALQADEKPIER